A region of Chitinophagales bacterium DNA encodes the following proteins:
- a CDS encoding cytochrome c maturation protein CcmE produces the protein MKKIHIIGLIIIAIAIGFIFTKSDEYSTYADFDTAMDNASTEYHIVGRLNKSKPQTYNPQIDANHFEFYMVDEKGVESKVIHKGTKPDGFDQTEKIVVAGSYEDDHFKASQILMKCPSKYVDENKEVKS, from the coding sequence ATGAAAAAAATACATATCATAGGACTTATCATCATAGCCATAGCTATCGGATTTATTTTCACTAAAAGTGATGAATACTCTACCTACGCTGACTTCGATACGGCAATGGATAATGCCTCAACGGAATACCACATTGTAGGTCGATTGAATAAATCGAAGCCTCAGACCTATAATCCGCAAATAGATGCCAATCATTTTGAATTCTATATGGTCGATGAAAAGGGTGTAGAGTCTAAAGTGATTCATAAAGGCACCAAACCTGATGGCTTTGACCAAACAGAAAAGATAGTGGTAGCAGGAAGTTATGAGGATGACCATTTCAAAGCTAGTCAAATCCTCATGAAATGTCCAAGTAAATATGTGGATGAGAATAAGGAAGTGAAAAGTTGA